Sequence from the Bacteroidia bacterium genome:
TTCTTTGTCGGCATCCAACACGTAAGGACCCTGTTTTTCAATCGCTTTCACGCCATCAGCCGGAATGTACGGTTTTACTTTTTCGTACACTTCTTCCAAAATACTTAATTCGTCATCCGCCAAAGGTGCGCCCGAATCGCCCGCCACACAACATTCTCCTTTGCAAGCATTTAAATCGCACACAAATTTTTTTTCGAGTAAATCTTCCGAAACAAGTGTATTTTCAATGGCTATCATCTTGAAAAAATATTTTTACAAAGATAAAAATTCTGATGTAGAATGAAGAAGATAAAAATCGGTACTCGAAAAATTATTTTTCAAGCATTAAAAAACGACTTCAAAAAAATAATTTTTCAAAACAGAATTCTTCGCTTTTTACTACATTCGCAAGCACATCGTATTTATAACATGAATATAAAACGTTTTATTTTCCTTTTCTTTTTTGGCTTTTATTTCGGTGCTTCTGCGCAAGAAATAAAACTTTCGGTGTTTCGTACGCAAGGCGAAGGCGTAGCGTGGTCCCTCGATGGTAAAAAAATTGTATACGATACAAAAGGCGCAAAGCCGCATCAATATTATGAACTTCACATCGCCGATACCGATGGAAGTCACGATACATGCATCAGCAGCATCAATCCAGATATTCCGCACCGACATACTGGCTCGCCCGATTGGCATCCGTCTGGAAAATATATTTTATTTGTAGCGGAACAAGCTGTTCATCCTGGCGGTTCTGTGTCTGCAATTCCCGGATTTGGCGCTTACAGCGATATTTGGGTAATGACGCGTAATGCAAAACATGCGTATAAATTAACGAATGAGCCTTGCGATAAAAATCACGGAATTATTGGTCCGCATTTTTCGCACGACGGGAAACACATCGTTTGGGTGGAACGAAAAAGAGCCCCGAATCCGTTTAAGAAAAAATGTTTTTTTGGCTTTTGGGTCATCAAAACAGCTGATTTTATTGTTGATTCAGGAATACCGAAATTAATGAATATTAAAACGTTTGAGCCTGTCGCAAATGCTTTTTACGAAACGTATGGCTATACTGCGGATGATAAAAATATTATTTTCTGCAGCAATATGCGCGTCAATTTTTGGTGGGAATGCGGTATTTTTACCATCAATGCCTTAACGGGAAACGTCGTTCGGCAGCTAACTACAAACGATTACAACGAGCACGCAGTTTGCGCTCCAAACGGAAAATGGATTATTTGGATGAGCAATACCATGGCAACGAAACAAGGTACGGATTGGTGGATCATGAATCCGGATGGTTCGTGCAAACAACGACTCACTTATTTTAATGAACCCGGAAATCCAGAATATAATGGACATAAAAGATGGGCAGGTTTGACCAGCTTTAGTTCAGATTGCAAGCATTTTGTAGGAGGCGTTCAAAATAGTTTACTGAAACAAGAAGGCTCTATTTATAAAGTAGATTTTTTACCGTCTGGTAATGGAAATGGTTTAGAAGGAACATATTTTCAGACAGAAGATTTTAGTGGCGCTCAAAAATCACGTATCGATCCTGCTGTAAATTATCGCTGGGGAAAACCTTGGCACGATACGTTGGTGAGCGGAAAAAAATATTCGGTGCGTTGGACAGGATTTGTACAACCGCTTTATTCCGAAACCTATACTTTTTATACGCCTGCTGATAAAAATATTTTTGTATGGATAAACGATACCTTGGTAATTGGTTCTAATACTCCGAAAAATAAATACAAAGAAAAAATTTCGGAGCTAAATTTAGAAGCTGGAAAAAAATATTCTATTCGTGTAGAATATCATAATACTTTGCAAAAAAAAGCCACCGTATTTTTGTATTGGTCGAGTTTACAACAATACAAACAAGCAATTCCTGCCAGCCAATTATTTACGGATAATAAAGAAAATTAACGTTCGAAAAAATTTTTTTTCAAACCGATTTTAATGAATCCATTTAAAACAACGATTCCAGCGAATGTGGCTGTTGTTTTGTTTTTTTTGGACGGAAAAAAGAATGAGAGAAGCTTTCCCGATAATATGATTTTCGGGTACAAATCCCCAATAACGAGAATCTTCCGAATCGTTACGATTATCGCCCAACATAAAATAATAATTCATTTTAAAGGTGTAATGCCTGCAATAAGTGCCGTTGATGAAAATCGAATCGTTTTTTTCTTCGAACGTATTTTTTTCGTAATCCACAATAATGCGTTTGTAGAGATACAAACTATCTGCCGAAAGGCTTACCGTTGCTCCTTTTTTAGGAATAATCATCGGTCCATAATTGTCGACATTCCAAGGAAAATTTTTATTTTTCGGAAAAATCATATCGGAGTAATTTCCCTTTTTTTCAGACATTAGCGCAATGTCTTCCACGCCTTTTACTAAGCGCAATTGTTCCACATTTTCACTGTCGAGTGTTAAAATATAATCGCCGCTTTCGGAAATTGGCCCGCCTTCGGTAATGCCCATTTTATCAAGCGTATCCGACTTAAATACTTTCGGATTTGTTTTTACGTGATAACTAAATTCGAGCGATAAGCAACTGTCCGATAATTTATGATTGATAAAAACGTGTGTGCTACGGATTTCAAACGTATCGCCAGGAAGCGCCACGCAT
This genomic interval carries:
- a CDS encoding PA14 domain-containing protein, whose product is MKKIKIGTRKIIFQALKNDFKKIIFQNRILRFLLHSQAHRIYNMNIKRFIFLFFFGFYFGASAQEIKLSVFRTQGEGVAWSLDGKKIVYDTKGAKPHQYYELHIADTDGSHDTCISSINPDIPHRHTGSPDWHPSGKYILFVAEQAVHPGGSVSAIPGFGAYSDIWVMTRNAKHAYKLTNEPCDKNHGIIGPHFSHDGKHIVWVERKRAPNPFKKKCFFGFWVIKTADFIVDSGIPKLMNIKTFEPVANAFYETYGYTADDKNIIFCSNMRVNFWWECGIFTINALTGNVVRQLTTNDYNEHAVCAPNGKWIIWMSNTMATKQGTDWWIMNPDGSCKQRLTYFNEPGNPEYNGHKRWAGLTSFSSDCKHFVGGVQNSLLKQEGSIYKVDFLPSGNGNGLEGTYFQTEDFSGAQKSRIDPAVNYRWGKPWHDTLVSGKKYSVRWTGFVQPLYSETYTFYTPADKNIFVWINDTLVIGSNTPKNKYKEKISELNLEAGKKYSIRVEYHNTLQKKATVFLYWSSLQQYKQAIPASQLFTDNKEN
- the lepB gene encoding signal peptidase I; protein product: MKKRSTIREWGGAVLVAIIIVIAVRTFVIEGYFIPSASMEKTLLTGDFILVSKIDYGPRTPITPVAYPFSEQTLPFTRTTNSYLSWIQLPYFRLPGFTHIKRNDVVVFNYPAEDNRPVDHRTNFIKRCVALPGDTFEIRSTHVFINHKLSDSCLSLEFSYHVKTNPKVFKSDTLDKMGITEGGPISESGDYILTLDSENVEQLRLVKGVEDIALMSEKKGNYSDMIFPKNKNFPWNVDNYGPMIIPKKGATVSLSADSLYLYKRIIVDYEKNTFEEKNDSIFINGTYCRHYTFKMNYYFMLGDNRNDSEDSRYWGFVPENHIIGKASLILFSVQKKQNNSHIRWNRCFKWIH